GAGACTTTTGGCAGGTTGAGCATGGAGGTGGAGTGCCCCAAGATTGTTGCATGGGCTAAGAGATGCATGCAGAAGGAGAGTGTCGCTAACACTCTTCCTGACCAGAAGAAAGTTTATGAGTTTGTCTTGGAGTGGTTTGGATTAGAGCAAGCTCAGCCGGCCAGAATTACAACAGTATAGAAGTGCATGTTTTTGCGTTGTGTCCGCCAAATGtttgatgaaaatgaaattgtgtttttctACGAAAGGAATGATATATCTTCTCTTCCGTCTTAACTTTACATGTTTTTTCGTTGTGTCCGCTAAATGtttgatgaaaatgaaattgtgtCTTTTTACAAGAGGAATGATatatcttcttttctcttttaactTTTCTTCAGCCCTTTATCCATTGtctaagaaggaaaagaaataattattttaacaaGTATAGCGTAGAGAACCcaactataaataataatatttattctaagatattttttttcaaaaattaaaagtaaaaataaaatgtctaaTACCATTTTGAGAATCTATTTCGATGGGCACAACATTATCAAATTGTTCGTGTGTTAACGAACAATCATCTTTGCATTGTGAAATCAAGGCCGGTTGTGACAAGTTCAACTAAAAGCTATTCCtcaaaaaaagtttaattagtCAATTgactcaattttatttaatcaCTTGAGAAAATATAGAGCATATGGtagaaactaaaaatatatataatatatgcaaaTCAAATATTTGGCAAGATCTCTAAAGCACCAAGACCAACTATCATTGTTCAGTAAATTTGAATAAAAGCAGCCATATCACCCAATAgagagaaaaaacaacaaacatacATATCTTATCATAAGAAAGAAATAAGATGAGCTAATAATTCGCTATTTTTATAGGACATGCCATTGGATTGGATACATCatcaaccaccaccaccacaggCCAAAAAGTAGCTCCATTTTTATAATTTCCAAAACCCTTGTACTTTGCCTTTCTTTCTTGCTTAGAACATTCATAGCAGCTTCCCTATAAGAGTACTAGTAGCAAATGCCCACTAAATTGTTCATTtccctaaaataagaaaaaggttACAAAAAAACAAGTCACAACAGTTGCCTTATTTTAGGGCTTCATCCTTGGGTAGCTATAGACATTGGATAGACATTGGGTAACACTGTAGCTAccaaatacattattttaataataataaaaaaaacgtcttctctctctgactctctcttcTTCACACATCCTCGACCCTCAACCTCAAGAATTCATCAAATTCCCTTCTATCCTCATCACTGCAGAGCATAGCCGTTGAGCCAGAGCCGAAGCGGCATGGTGGGCGACCAAGTACGACCGGAACTACTGCAATTGCTTTAATGGCAACAACAAAATCATCGAGAAGAACAataaaatccacaaacaaaaagacGACCTGAGAATGTTTGGTTTGTCGCTTGAAAGGAGGAAAAATGGCGACGAGAAGTAGTAGATCGGAGAAGGTGAAGAGGATTTTCTAGCAATTCGATGTGAACCACAGGACTGCTGTGTGGGCGATCTCGCCCAACCACGGGATCGTCTTCGACGACACGTGGAAGATTGTCAATGACTTGGAGATTCTCATTAAGAGGCTCAAGGCAAAGCAAGCGAAGAATTGTAGTAGCATGATTCTCATCAATAAACAAAGACTTATCCATTATCTGCGATTAAAGTTTTTCTCTGATTGAATTCTTAAATTTACATGTGTTTTTGTCTTCAATGTCATTTTCAAATACATCTCAACTTTTGTAACTACATTGATGTCAGATGAGGTTCTTGATTTTATGTCGGAAATTTCAATGCTCCCCAAGCTCTGGACCGATTTGGGAGGTGGGTTGTGCGTGGGGGGCAAAGAGATCAGGTGGAGAAGAGAGGGGATCATTTTAGTTGCAGGGGAGGCCGAAATGCATAGAGATGTTTGGAATAAAgataaaggaaaaaggaaaaaaaaaatgaaaagatgaaaatatatatatatatatatatatatatatatatatatatatatatatatatatatatatatatatatatatatatatatatatatatatatatatatatatattattttaatacataAGGAAAGATAAAGAGAAGCTGTTGTGAGGTGTTTttgtataggaaaaaaaaatgtggtttgatttcttaatttttttctaaatttggaAAAATAGTAGGAAATCTGCTGCTACTGCTCTAAGGAttctgttccctaaattttaagaaaaatttcaagaaagtcaTAAAAAGCCACCCACAACTAGGGGTGAAAAGCCGATTACGGTTACCGGTTTTTGGACAAAACCGGCAACCGTAACCGGTTGGGCAACCTCCGCCAACTGCCTAGGCGGTTGGCGGTTTTCAAATAACCGCCAACCGCCAACCGGTAACCGGGAACCggtttttcattatttatttatttattttttggttcttttgttttcttttttagttattggacctgttttgttttgaacctttttttttttactagttttctattatgcaatttgttaaattaggctattttttaaaatacaaaattacaaatttgcAAGCAATTATGCGTTTACATAAAATCAATTTGCAAGCAATTATGCGTttacataaaatcaaaaattcaaaacacaagtgGACACACCATATTCAAAACACAAGTCAACTATCAACACACCTCTTAGACCCCTACATTCACaatatcaaaaaatcaaaccatattcaaatagttcatagtccacacacccacactcacaatatggtttgattcacaacatcaaaaaatcaaaccatattcaaataatccatagtccatagtctacaagtccattcacccacactcacaatattgtttgattcacaacatcaaaaaatcaaaccatattcaaataatccatagtccatagtccatagtctacaagtccactcacccacactcacaacattgtttgattcacaacataaaaaaaaaaaccatatccaAATAGTCCATaagtccacacacccacacccatcaATTATCAAACCATATCCATAGTCCATAAGTCCACactcaagaacaaaaccatCTTGTGGAAATAACAACACAACTCCTATTCAGTCTTCTAGCAAAATCCTGTGGagataacaacaataaatattataaacttaaaaaattgacaaactaAGCAATTGCattgtaatataaatataatgacaaGTCAAAAAATGATAACCTTCTTCTAGGAATAAGATGTGTTAGTCGTCATTGAATGAGAATGTTGATTCTTAGGCCTATCTACAATAgaaaaagtttgagttaaataaataaataatgaaaagtaaatgaaatgaatttataaataactaattcataaaaatttacCAGGTTTATCATAGCTTTCCATAAAGTCCTGAAACACTTCCTCATAGATCATTGGGCGGTTCTTTAACCAGTCTTGTGTGCAAATCAAGGCCTCAACGGTAAGCGGAGACAATGAACTCCTAAAGGTATCCAATACACGTCCTCCGTTGCTAAAGGCAGACTCAGAGGCAACGGTGGAAATAGGGATGGCCAATACATCACGAGCTATGGCTGCGAGAGTAGGATATTTTGGTGTATTAACATGTCAAAATCTATAATAtttgcttcacacccatccaacaaaTATTGATCCACATCCGACCTACATTCCAAGTCATTCTCTGCGACAAGGTGTTGGGAAAACATATTCCTATATTGTGTCTCTTTATCTTCATCACCACAAATAGGATTGACATCTACTCTTCTTGTATCTTCAACAATGTTAGATGACTCTCCTACTCCCCTCCCATGAAACTTATTGTATTGCtcaattaaacgattcaggAGGTCTCTCACTTTTGCCTCTATTTGATCCGCCCACATAGGCCCATtacattttttca
This DNA window, taken from Alnus glutinosa chromosome 5, dhAlnGlut1.1, whole genome shotgun sequence, encodes the following:
- the LOC133869702 gene encoding probable glutathione S-transferase parC → MEDERWMRGACVAPLFLEIFKTLEGELGDKPYFGGETFGFVDIALITFYSRFYVYETFGRLSMEVECPKIVAWAKRCMQKESVANTLPDQKKVYEFVLEWFGLEQAQPARITTV